A stretch of the Saprospiraceae bacterium genome encodes the following:
- a CDS encoding PorP/SprF family type IX secretion system membrane protein: MAISCLLVLGFSKTSFAQDPVFSQYYAQSLHMNPGFTGLSFAPRFEMIYRNQWPLIDKSFAGYVTYGLSYDQFFKKLNSGFGIQLMADDAGGGLLKTIKVAGLYGYQAQISESNYLRGGIELAFVQTNYDWDRLVFGDQIDPVLGPISPGGTPYPTDEFRPDKTSVSYLDIGTGLLYYNPYFNLGVSAKHINTPQNDILKVNASSYNGIPVRWMFHGGMQLDLARSNRVVSILSPAFLVVKQSEFFQINLGAQYQFSTVFAGLWYRHARNNTDALIAVLGFKKGAWKMGYSFDFTLSQLGIAQGGSHELSLGLFLGEIRKEKANINDCFEAFR; the protein is encoded by the coding sequence ATGGCAATCAGTTGCTTGCTGGTTTTAGGTTTTTCAAAAACCAGTTTCGCCCAGGATCCGGTGTTTAGTCAATATTATGCACAGTCTTTGCATATGAATCCTGGTTTTACAGGTTTGAGTTTTGCTCCTCGGTTTGAAATGATCTACAGAAACCAATGGCCTTTAATAGATAAGTCTTTTGCCGGATATGTAACCTATGGTTTAAGCTACGATCAGTTTTTCAAAAAACTCAATAGTGGATTTGGAATTCAATTGATGGCCGATGATGCGGGAGGAGGATTGCTTAAAACAATCAAAGTGGCTGGTCTTTATGGATATCAGGCTCAAATTAGTGAATCCAATTATCTACGGGGTGGGATCGAATTGGCCTTTGTTCAAACGAATTACGACTGGGACCGATTGGTGTTTGGAGATCAGATTGATCCGGTTTTAGGACCCATTTCGCCGGGAGGAACCCCATATCCGACCGATGAGTTCAGACCCGACAAAACCAGTGTTTCTTATTTAGATATTGGTACGGGACTCCTTTATTACAATCCATATTTTAATTTGGGTGTTTCAGCAAAACATATCAATACGCCCCAAAATGATATTTTAAAAGTAAATGCTTCCAGCTATAATGGAATTCCAGTTCGATGGATGTTTCACGGGGGGATGCAACTTGATTTGGCAAGATCAAACCGGGTAGTATCGATCTTATCCCCGGCATTCCTTGTCGTAAAACAATCTGAATTTTTTCAGATAAACCTGGGGGCCCAATACCAATTTAGCACGGTATTTGCCGGATTATGGTATCGGCACGCTCGAAATAATACGGATGCTTTGATTGCAGTCCTTGGATTTAAGAAAGGCGCCTGGAAAATGGGATACAGCTTTGATTTTACGCTTTCACAGCTGGGAATCGCCCAGGGAGGAAGCCATGAATTAAGTTTGGGACTGTTTTTAGGAGAGATCCGTAAGGAAAAGGCAAATATCAATGATTGCTTCGAAGCCTTCCGGTAG
- a CDS encoding SUMF1/EgtB/PvdO family nonheme iron enzyme, producing MKGNYSKIVFLLGFALVIGACSKSKQNESSSTGWKYNDKEWGGFEKVDYRGQATGPNLVLIEGGTFLMGLTEEDVTYEWNNIPRRVTVSSFYMDETEVSNINYREYIYWLNRVYKSYPEVYKKALPDTLVWREELAYNEPFVETYFRYPSYDDYPVVGVNWLQANDFCKWRSDRVNEFILIEKGILNPNPDQVDSDNFNTGSYLAGQYQGNVRKNLEDIQTGGERPVKFDDGILLPVYRLPTEAEWEYAALALKGKQSDNKDELITDRRNFPWDGNTARYKRRDKYMGNILANFKRSQGDYMGMAGKLNDHAHIPAPVRTFFPNDFGLYNMAGNVNEWVADLFRPLTSTTLRDVENHDLNPFRGNEFKELVLDESGNPVEKDSLGDLRFQMVSDSAVEFRENYNKGDVKTYRDDDDEVIKYQYGKSSLINAKSRVYKGGSWSDRLFWCSPGARRFKDEDKSDRSIGFRCAMTRTGGPEGNEDAGGLEFKRKMPKVKRDYK from the coding sequence ATGAAAGGCAATTATTCAAAAATCGTCTTTTTGCTGGGCTTTGCATTGGTAATCGGAGCCTGTAGTAAAAGCAAACAAAACGAATCAAGCTCCACCGGTTGGAAATACAACGACAAGGAGTGGGGTGGATTCGAGAAAGTAGATTATAGAGGCCAGGCTACTGGTCCAAATCTAGTGCTCATAGAAGGGGGAACCTTTTTAATGGGATTAACTGAAGAAGATGTAACTTATGAATGGAATAATATCCCCAGAAGGGTGACTGTTTCATCATTTTACATGGATGAAACGGAAGTGAGTAACATCAATTACCGCGAGTACATTTACTGGTTAAACAGGGTTTACAAATCCTATCCGGAAGTTTACAAGAAAGCCTTACCAGACACACTGGTTTGGCGTGAGGAATTGGCTTATAATGAGCCATTTGTGGAAACTTATTTCAGATATCCATCGTATGATGATTATCCGGTAGTTGGAGTAAACTGGCTTCAGGCTAATGATTTTTGTAAATGGCGTTCTGACAGGGTCAATGAGTTTATCTTAATTGAAAAAGGTATTTTGAATCCGAATCCAGACCAGGTTGACTCTGATAACTTTAATACCGGATCTTATTTAGCCGGTCAATATCAGGGCAATGTGCGTAAAAATCTGGAAGACATTCAAACTGGCGGTGAGCGTCCTGTTAAGTTTGACGATGGTATTTTATTACCGGTTTATCGCTTACCTACTGAAGCTGAGTGGGAATATGCTGCACTCGCTTTAAAAGGAAAACAATCCGATAATAAAGACGAATTAATCACAGATCGTAGAAATTTTCCTTGGGATGGAAATACAGCCCGTTACAAGAGAAGAGATAAATACATGGGAAATATTTTGGCTAACTTTAAAAGAAGCCAGGGTGACTACATGGGTATGGCAGGAAAATTAAATGACCATGCTCATATTCCGGCACCAGTCCGGACATTTTTCCCCAATGATTTTGGCCTTTACAACATGGCAGGAAATGTTAACGAATGGGTAGCTGATTTGTTCAGGCCTTTAACGTCAACCACCTTGCGTGATGTTGAAAACCATGATCTGAATCCATTCCGTGGTAATGAATTTAAAGAATTGGTGCTTGATGAATCTGGCAATCCAGTTGAAAAAGATAGCTTAGGAGATCTAAGATTCCAAATGGTTTCAGATTCAGCGGTAGAATTCCGTGAAAACTATAACAAAGGGGATGTTAAAACATACCGCGACGATGACGACGAAGTGATTAAATACCAATATGGTAAATCATCACTTATCAATGCAAAATCAAGAGTTTATAAAGGAGGTTCCTGGTCAGATCGTTTGTTCTGGTGTTCTCCTGGAGCTCGCAGATTTAAGGATGAAGATAAATCAGACCGTTCTATTGGATTCCGTTGTGCAATGACCCGTACCGGTGGACCAGAAGGAAATGAGGATGCTGGTGGTTTGGAGTTC